The following proteins come from a genomic window of Notamacropus eugenii isolate mMacEug1 chromosome X, mMacEug1.pri_v2, whole genome shotgun sequence:
- the LOC140515373 gene encoding uncharacterized protein — MAPGLMNPFQFQGFTKRDHMKDLRRYLMFKYLQYLILPFPNVVISLLGLCASLYVVLLLMSPKISRKSTIVFIQNVAQADILVGFSVFAMIQDASQDEKASCSFYTALWQNFQTANAHVSSLLLSCVSLEAFLITFLPAETRHIRTIRSARVVSKFIWISVIAECIVYQLECLKDLNIASLGAPKHMLVLLNFCNGAAALMKSFIYPIGLLLRIINMYLFYKIFFSRSP; from the exons ATGGCCCCAGGACTGAT GAATCCTTTCCAGTTCCAAGGGTTCACCAAGCGAGATCATATGAAAGATCTCCGAAGGTACCTGATGTTCAAATATCTCCAGTATCTCATCTTGCCATTTCCCAATGTCGTCATCAGCTTGCTGGGCCTGTGTGCTAGTCTATATGTCGTACTGCTCCTGATGTCTCCCAAAATTTCCAGGAAATCCACCATAGTATTTATTCAGAATGTGGCCCAGGCAGACATCCTGGTGGGGTTTAGTGTGTTTGCCATGATCCAAGATGCCTCCCAGGATGAAAAAGCATCATGTTCTTTTTACACAGCCCTGTGGCAAAACTTCCAGACTGCAAATGCCCACGTCAGCTCCCTTTTGCTCAGCTGTGTAAGTCTGGAGGCCTTCCTGATCACATTCCTTCCAGCTGAGACCCGCCATATAAGAACCATCAGATCTGCTAGGGTGGTTTCTAAGTTCATCTGGATTTCTGTCATTGCTGAGTGTATTGTTTATCAGCTGGAGTGCTTAAAGGACCTCAACATCGCTTCTCTGGGTGCACCCAAGCACATGTTGGTGCTGCTTAACTTCTGCAATGGAGCAGCAGCCCTGATGAAATCATTCATTTATCCCATTGGTTTACTCTTAAGAATCATCAACATGTATCTCTTTTATAAGATATTCTTCAGTAGGTCACCTTGA